Below is a genomic region from Staphylococcus carnosus.
CCCAATCGACTATTTAAATATATATATTCAAAAAATGATGATAAAACTTCTCTTTATTATAAAAGAAGAGTACTAAGTTCTAATCCTCTTGAAAAATATATGTTGAAATTTGCGCCAGTAACATATGGTTTAATAACTATAAATATTATAGTTTGGCTCTTTATGTTTTTAGTTTTAAATGCCTTCTCAGATACGCGCTTAATTGATTTAGGTGGATTAGTGCATTTTAATGTAGTACATGGAGAGTGGTATCGTCTTGTTACTTCAATGTTTTTACATTTCAACTTTGAACATATATTGATGAATATGCTTTCACTATTTATTTTCGGTAAATTAGTTGAAGCAATAGTTGGTCATTGGAAAATGCTGGGAATATACTTGATTTCAGGAATATTTGGTAATTTGGTTTCATTAGCTATAGATAATTCATCCATATCCGTTGGTGCTAGCGGAGCTATATTTGGACTAATCGGTTCACTTTTCGCTATGATGTACATAAGTAAGCAATATGACCGTAAGTCGTTATTTCAACTTATTGGTGTACTACTTATATTGACATTTGTTTCTTTATTTATCACAAACGTTAATATTTATGCTCATATCGGCGGATTTATCGGTGGCATTTTAATAACACTTACCGGCTACTATTTCAATATAGAACGAAGAAAATTTTGGATAACTTTAGGAATATTTATCTTGATAACTATTATCCTTATTATAAGAATTTTAACTATCAAAGAAGACAATATTTATGATAAGTTAATAAAAGATGAAATGAACCAAGGCAATTATAACAAAGCGGCAAAACTTGT
It encodes:
- a CDS encoding rhomboid family protein, with translation MTIEKQFWKLIFYWVKYLNYQIVYRAKEDTEIWLSNKQKQKLVIFKTEVGSSQEIRFDKSRILEHQDEINNYTGFKTREVEFNYLTEKIFTYESLNEIHPIRMKFNVIRNMKELTNIFPNRLFKYIYSKNDDKTSLYYKRRVLSSNPLEKYMLKFAPVTYGLITINIIVWLFMFLVLNAFSDTRLIDLGGLVHFNVVHGEWYRLVTSMFLHFNFEHILMNMLSLFIFGKLVEAIVGHWKMLGIYLISGIFGNLVSLAIDNSSISVGASGAIFGLIGSLFAMMYISKQYDRKSLFQLIGVLLILTFVSLFITNVNIYAHIGGFIGGILITLTGYYFNIERRKFWITLGIFILITIILIIRILTIKEDNIYDKLIKDEMNQGNYNKAAKLVEHTMNKGYEDDETYYLSGLIKATNDSKAEGISTWERGLKYFPNSSVLNYELAIANRSLGDKKSALKHVNVAYKNNPQNKRYKYLKEELTKENESKDK